The proteins below come from a single Natranaerofaba carboxydovora genomic window:
- a CDS encoding leucine-rich repeat domain-containing protein gives MSVRRLFHLLLITCLFVSIAFMVGCATEYEVEVQADPEKAGKIEGEGTYEEGDEVAVETNPKDGYEFKKWEKDGEELSQDQEYKFEVKENKKLVAEFAETVDIPDENLEAAIKQELGVNQVTKENIKELTSLEARREGISDLNNLGKAENLKNLNLSGNKIQDITALTELTGLEKLNLNNNEITDIKALHELTNLKEINLAGNEIDEISFLGELTDLEELSVKDLILVDFVQSPGDDYITYRVKSPLPLTVDVQVVNINEDLSVEQVFEPNSVTDRGELYSFTEASSYEDPFVQHVPKTHPFDVYKDHEWENTEVLKVVVREELDEGMEGEHKPSGEYKFDFKNREIIEIND, from the coding sequence TTGTCAGTAAGAAGGTTATTTCATTTATTATTGATTACATGCTTGTTTGTTTCAATAGCTTTTATGGTAGGTTGTGCCACTGAGTACGAAGTAGAGGTACAGGCTGATCCTGAAAAAGCAGGAAAAATTGAGGGCGAAGGAACTTATGAAGAAGGTGATGAGGTTGCAGTTGAGACGAACCCTAAAGATGGATACGAATTTAAAAAATGGGAAAAAGATGGAGAAGAATTAAGTCAAGATCAAGAATATAAATTTGAAGTTAAAGAAAACAAAAAATTAGTTGCTGAATTTGCAGAAACTGTAGACATTCCAGATGAAAATTTAGAAGCAGCTATTAAGCAAGAATTAGGTGTAAATCAAGTGACTAAAGAAAATATTAAAGAGTTAACATCTTTGGAGGCGAGAAGAGAAGGGATTAGCGATCTGAATAACTTGGGAAAGGCAGAGAATCTTAAAAACTTAAACCTTTCGGGCAATAAAATTCAAGATATAACCGCTTTAACTGAACTTACTGGACTAGAGAAGTTAAACTTAAACAATAATGAGATAACAGATATTAAAGCACTACATGAGTTAACAAATCTTAAAGAAATCAACCTTGCAGGAAATGAAATCGATGAGATAAGTTTTTTGGGAGAATTAACCGATCTCGAGGAACTTTCTGTGAAGGATTTGATATTGGTTGATTTTGTCCAATCTCCTGGAGATGACTATATAACTTATAGGGTAAAAAGCCCATTACCCTTAACTGTCGATGTTCAGGTAGTAAACATAAATGAAGATTTAAGCGTTGAACAGGTATTTGAACCAAATAGTGTTACTGATCGGGGCGAGCTTTATAGTTTTACTGAAGCGTCTTCCTATGAAGACCCATTTGTTCAGCATGTTCCCAAAACACATCCATTTGACGTTTATAAAGACCATGAATGGGAAAATACAGAAGTTTTAAAAGTTGTTGTTCGTGAAGAACTTGATGAGGGTATGGAAGGAGAACACAAACCATCTGGAGAGTATAAATTTGATTTTAAAAACAGAGAGATTATTGAGATTAATGATTAG
- a CDS encoding leucine-rich repeat domain-containing protein, translating into MSVRKLFHLLLITCLFVSVAFMTGCTPEYEVEVQADPEETGEIKGEGTYEEGEEVTVEVESKEGYEFEGWYKGEERVSEAEEYEFEIEENKELVAGFAEIVNIPDENLEAAIKEELGVDQVTKENIEDLTVLDAVGEDITNIEGIEHAVNLEELDLGRTNIRDEGIEQLAEADDLEELNLFHTNVTDKGVENLAEADNLEELDLSHNEVTDDGVKQLAEADNLEELDLRHTEVTDKGVEHLAEADNLEELNLFYTNVTDKGVEHLAEADNLEYLTLPGVRRVAGGKNESEVTNVNPLAEAENLEKLDLRGTEVTNEGVEYLAKADILEVLDLEDTQITGEVIKHLSEVENLEKLKLSRTEVTDDEIKDLAKDLAEIDNLEHLDLRGTEVTDVNALAEADNLKELYIGIAKSEWLHFTEVTDDGVKQLPENDSLKKLDISGTEITDEGIEQLAEADSLEYLNLERTEVTDEGIKHLTEFDNLEHLNLRSLRRTEVTDEGIKHLAELDNLEELSLHDTEVTDEGLEYLAEADSLEELDIRRTEVEDEIISKLENAGIDVTY; encoded by the coding sequence TTGTCAGTAAGAAAATTGTTTCATTTATTATTGATCACATGCTTATTTGTTTCAGTAGCTTTTATGACAGGTTGTACTCCAGAGTACGAAGTAGAAGTACAGGCTGATCCTGAAGAAACAGGAGAAATTAAGGGCGAAGGCACTTATGAGGAAGGTGAAGAGGTTACAGTAGAGGTTGAATCTAAAGAGGGTTATGAATTTGAAGGTTGGTATAAGGGTGAAGAAAGAGTCAGCGAAGCTGAAGAATATGAATTTGAAATTGAAGAAAACAAAGAATTAGTTGCTGGTTTTGCTGAAATTGTAAACATTCCTGATGAAAACTTAGAGGCAGCAATTAAGGAAGAATTAGGTGTAGATCAAGTGACTAAAGAAAATATTGAGGATTTAACGGTCTTGGATGCAGTTGGTGAAGATATAACTAACATCGAAGGAATTGAGCATGCAGTCAATTTAGAAGAACTTGATCTTGGTAGGACCAATATAAGAGATGAAGGAATAGAGCAACTAGCAGAAGCTGATGATTTAGAAGAACTTAATCTTTTTCATACCAATGTAACAGATAAAGGAGTAGAAAATTTGGCGGAAGCTGACAATTTAGAAGAGCTTGATCTTAGTCATAACGAAGTAACAGATGACGGGGTAAAACAACTAGCAGAAGCTGATAATTTAGAAGAGCTTGACCTTCGTCATACCGAAGTAACAGATAAAGGAGTAGAACATCTGGCGGAAGCTGATAATTTAGAAGAACTTAATCTTTTTTATACCAATGTAACAGATAAAGGAGTAGAACATTTGGCAGAAGCTGACAATTTAGAATATCTTACTCTTCCAGGAGTTCGAAGAGTTGCAGGAGGAAAAAACGAATCCGAAGTAACAAATGTGAATCCACTGGCAGAAGCTGAAAATTTAGAAAAACTTGATCTTAGAGGAACCGAAGTAACAAATGAAGGAGTAGAATACCTGGCAAAAGCAGACATATTGGAAGTGCTTGATCTCGAAGATACCCAAATAACAGGTGAAGTAATAAAACATCTATCAGAAGTTGAAAATTTAGAAAAACTTAAGCTTAGCAGAACTGAAGTAACAGATGACGAGATAAAAGACCTGGCAAAAGACCTGGCAGAAATTGATAATTTGGAACACCTTGATCTTAGAGGAACCGAAGTAACAGACGTAAACGCACTAGCAGAAGCTGATAATTTAAAAGAGCTTTATATTGGCATAGCAAAAAGTGAATGGTTACATTTCACCGAAGTAACAGACGATGGGGTAAAACAACTACCAGAAAATGATAGTTTAAAAAAGCTTGACATTAGCGGAACCGAAATAACAGATGAAGGAATAGAACAATTAGCAGAAGCAGATAGTTTAGAATATCTTAATCTTGAAAGAACCGAAGTAACAGATGAAGGGATAAAACACTTGACAGAATTTGATAATTTGGAACACCTTAATCTTAGAAGTCTTAGAAGAACTGAAGTAACAGATGAAGGAATAAAACACCTAGCAGAACTTGATAATTTAGAAGAGCTTAGTCTTCATGATACCGAAGTAACAGATGAAGGATTAGAATACCTGGCAGAAGCAGATAGTTTAGAAGAGCTTGATATTAGAAGAACCGAAGTAGAGGATGAAATAATATCCAAATTAGAAAATGCAGGTATTGATGTCACATATTGA
- a CDS encoding putative polysaccharide biosynthesis protein, whose translation MQKESLLKGTAVLGSALLIAKLIGLIYRLILPNMVGTQVMGLYGMAYSVYTVLLTLSMAGIPVAISKLISGYLAVNDPKGAKRVFKIAFVAITSTGLLFTLILFLGAEYIAENITGDPRAYLSLQAVAPAIFIVAIMSSFRGYFQGMQQMTKTAVSQVLEQLLRVAGIILFAYLLLPIGTEYAAAGAAFGNVIGSFTGLCYLFVSYIRNPLNKKESIINKVKIEEQNEEKAFNIIKKIAYLSFPIIIGNLIMPLMNLIDATVVVNRLTGAGISQYEATAMFAHLTQYANPLIMFPGTLGMALSMSLVPAISESMAKNYRQQAENRGKLAIRFAILIGLPSTLGMFILSEPIINLIFPRDPEAAIVLRYLSFAILFLILKFATTGILQGMGKTMLPVKNLFIGAIIKLIVTFFLTSIPEINVKGAAFGTVLAHLLATGLNYRDAKKYLNFKILPMADVIKPVISSLGMSLAVIIIFWLMNINFSQNIATILSIGFGVLIYLILLLGLKVVEKDEIHMIPRYGPKFVKLLEKAKVW comes from the coding sequence ATGCAAAAAGAATCTTTACTTAAAGGTACAGCTGTTCTTGGATCTGCTTTATTAATTGCTAAATTAATAGGTTTAATTTATCGTCTTATACTACCTAATATGGTTGGTACTCAGGTTATGGGATTGTATGGAATGGCATATTCTGTGTATACGGTTTTATTAACCTTATCTATGGCTGGAATTCCAGTAGCAATCTCCAAGCTAATAAGCGGCTATTTAGCAGTAAACGACCCAAAAGGGGCAAAAAGAGTATTTAAAATAGCTTTTGTAGCAATTACTTCTACAGGGTTGCTTTTTACTTTAATATTATTTTTAGGAGCAGAATATATTGCTGAAAATATAACGGGTGATCCAAGGGCTTATTTAAGTCTACAAGCAGTAGCACCTGCAATTTTTATTGTAGCTATAATGTCATCATTTCGAGGATATTTTCAAGGTATGCAGCAGATGACTAAAACTGCGGTTAGTCAGGTATTAGAACAGCTACTTAGAGTGGCTGGTATAATTCTATTTGCATATTTGCTACTACCAATTGGGACAGAGTATGCAGCTGCCGGAGCAGCCTTCGGTAATGTTATTGGTTCTTTTACAGGTTTATGCTATTTGTTTGTAAGTTATATAAGAAATCCTCTCAACAAAAAGGAAAGTATAATTAATAAAGTCAAAATTGAAGAGCAAAATGAAGAAAAAGCATTTAATATTATTAAAAAGATTGCTTATCTATCATTTCCAATTATTATAGGGAACTTAATTATGCCCTTAATGAACTTGATAGATGCAACGGTTGTTGTAAATAGGTTAACAGGTGCTGGTATCTCACAATATGAAGCGACAGCCATGTTTGCTCATTTGACTCAATATGCAAATCCATTAATTATGTTTCCTGGTACTTTAGGAATGGCTTTATCTATGAGTTTAGTTCCGGCTATATCAGAGTCTATGGCAAAAAATTATAGACAACAAGCAGAAAATAGAGGCAAACTTGCAATAAGGTTTGCAATATTGATTGGCCTTCCTTCTACTTTAGGTATGTTTATACTTTCTGAACCTATAATAAATTTGATATTTCCTAGAGACCCTGAAGCTGCTATAGTTCTCAGGTATTTATCCTTTGCGATTTTATTTTTAATTCTTAAATTTGCTACTACAGGCATATTACAGGGAATGGGAAAAACTATGTTACCGGTAAAAAATCTATTTATTGGTGCTATTATAAAACTAATTGTGACTTTCTTTTTAACTTCCATACCAGAGATTAATGTTAAAGGAGCAGCCTTTGGAACAGTACTTGCACACCTATTAGCTACAGGTTTAAACTATAGGGATGCTAAGAAGTATTTGAACTTTAAAATTTTGCCTATGGCGGATGTAATTAAACCTGTAATAAGCTCCCTGGGAATGTCTTTAGCTGTAATCATTATTTTCTGGCTTATGAATATAAATTTTTCACAAAATATAGCGACTATTTTATCTATAGGATTTGGAGTTTTAATATATTTGATTTTACTGTTAGGATTAAAGGTAGTTGAAAAAGACGAAATACATATGATACCTAGATATGGCCCGAAATTCGTAAAACTTCTGGAAAAAGCTAAAGTATGGTAG
- a CDS encoding DUF3786 domain-containing protein gives MIPLAKSEDPKNYKHALEVAKKNLIQKDPFKVEKNAGVKWDGEKYIVKSLNDELKVYPKEGKVYLSSQEKLVVFTLQLICINYLARAGGENLTYNNISYRELPGAESYWLAFNREAISPLLKAYEKDKTSFSDVCSMLGGIKQEGKADYSAIFWALPKVPVIINLWEGDDEIPGNCNILFDKVTPDYLHTEDVAALGQLIAEIIHKEV, from the coding sequence TTGATACCTTTAGCTAAAAGTGAAGATCCAAAGAATTATAAACATGCTTTAGAAGTAGCAAAAAAAAATTTAATCCAAAAAGATCCTTTTAAAGTCGAAAAAAATGCAGGTGTTAAATGGGACGGGGAAAAATATATAGTAAAATCACTTAATGATGAACTGAAAGTTTATCCTAAAGAGGGTAAGGTATATCTGTCATCGCAGGAAAAATTAGTGGTTTTTACCTTACAATTAATATGTATTAATTATTTAGCAAGAGCTGGCGGAGAAAATTTGACCTATAATAATATATCATATCGAGAGCTACCGGGTGCTGAAAGTTACTGGCTTGCCTTTAATCGTGAAGCTATATCGCCACTATTAAAGGCTTATGAAAAGGATAAGACAAGTTTCTCTGATGTATGTTCTATGCTAGGTGGTATAAAACAAGAAGGCAAAGCTGACTATAGTGCAATTTTTTGGGCGCTGCCAAAAGTACCTGTAATAATAAACCTCTGGGAAGGAGATGACGAAATTCCGGGTAATTGTAATATTTTATTTGATAAAGTAACCCCGGATTATTTACATACAGAAGACGTTGCTGCTCTTGGTCAGTTGATTGCAGAAATTATTCACAAAGAAGTATGA
- the ilvE gene encoding branched-chain-amino-acid transaminase, with translation MSKLVYLNGEFVAEEEAKVSVWDHGYLYGDGVFEGIRAYNGRIFKLKEHVKRLFESAKSIMLEINMTEEEMCKAIAQTVKKNELKDAYIRVVVSRGVGDLGLDPNNCTKSQVVIIASKITLFSDDLYENGLEVVTVATRRNAHEALNPKIKSLNYLNNILVKIEANLAGVKEALMINNEGYVAEGSGDNVFIIKDGVIYTPPPYAGILNGITRQTVMELAEEKGYPVKEELFTRHDVYVSDECFLTGTAAEIIPVIKVDGRSIGNGNPGTITKDLMELFREHTLNNGVSIYDDKDLAV, from the coding sequence ATGTCTAAGCTGGTGTATTTAAATGGTGAGTTTGTAGCTGAAGAAGAAGCAAAAGTTAGCGTCTGGGATCATGGATACCTTTACGGAGATGGTGTTTTTGAAGGAATAAGAGCATATAACGGACGTATATTTAAATTAAAAGAACATGTTAAAAGGTTATTTGAGTCGGCGAAATCTATTATGCTAGAAATTAATATGACTGAAGAAGAAATGTGTAAAGCAATAGCTCAAACTGTCAAGAAAAACGAATTGAAAGATGCATATATTAGAGTTGTGGTATCAAGAGGGGTAGGGGATTTAGGATTAGACCCTAATAACTGTACCAAATCTCAAGTTGTAATAATTGCTAGCAAAATAACTTTATTCTCTGACGATTTATATGAAAACGGTCTAGAAGTTGTAACAGTAGCGACCAGGAGAAATGCCCATGAAGCATTAAACCCTAAAATTAAATCTCTTAATTACTTAAATAATATCCTCGTCAAAATAGAAGCTAATTTAGCTGGTGTGAAAGAAGCTTTAATGATAAATAATGAAGGCTATGTAGCGGAAGGTTCAGGTGATAATGTATTTATAATAAAAGACGGCGTGATATACACACCCCCACCATATGCTGGAATTTTGAATGGTATAACCAGACAAACGGTTATGGAGCTTGCAGAAGAAAAGGGTTATCCGGTGAAAGAGGAACTTTTTACCAGACATGATGTTTATGTGTCTGACGAGTGCTTTCTGACGGGTACTGCTGCAGAGATAATACCTGTTATTAAGGTTGATGGAAGAAGTATTGGAAATGGTAATCCTGGTACTATTACAAAAGACTTGATGGAACTATTTAGAGAACATACTCTTAATAATGGGGTTTCAATATATGACGACAAAGATTTGGCTGTATAG
- the ilvB gene encoding biosynthetic-type acetolactate synthase large subunit, protein MNGAQLLMKCLENEKVETIFGYPGGAVLELYDKLMDANVEHVLTRHEQAAVHAADGYSRVSDKPGVCFATSGPGATNLISGLATAYMDSIPLIVITGQVAKGALGSDAFQEADIKGITIPIVKHSYLLTDVKDIPQVIREAFHIATTGRPGPVLIDVPKDVLNEACPENTKPKTGKPDLLGYKPTYEGHPVQIKKAVKMIEKAQRPVIYAGGGVKLSSAGSEVLELAEKQDIPVVNTLMGTGEFPWDHRLSLGMSGMHGHVGANKTMLNSDLIIAIGVRFSDRGTGNKETFIKDKKVIHIDIDPAEIGKIIPVDVPIVGDSKGILEKINKKINSTTREKWLEQVEKWYDEDKKLYQERVTNQANRISAGTVLSKISNTLKNRNEDIIVSTDVGQHQMWVSLYYEYITPGKFLSSGGLGTMGFGLPASMGASFAKNDHMVISFVGDGGFQMNSQELATISRYNLPVKIIVMNNNCLGMVRQWQEMFFNEKYSSTILEGNPDFVKLAEAYGLNAVRLDDAKTMDQTIENVLEDKNPCLLEVRLCTIENVFPFVPPGKPLNDIIKEGK, encoded by the coding sequence GTGAATGGTGCACAGTTATTAATGAAATGTTTGGAAAATGAAAAAGTAGAAACTATCTTTGGTTACCCTGGTGGTGCCGTGTTAGAACTTTATGATAAATTAATGGATGCAAACGTAGAGCACGTCTTAACAAGACATGAACAGGCAGCTGTTCATGCAGCTGATGGGTATTCGAGAGTTAGTGACAAACCAGGTGTATGTTTTGCTACTTCAGGTCCTGGAGCTACGAATCTAATTTCTGGTCTCGCTACTGCATATATGGACTCTATACCCTTGATTGTTATAACTGGACAGGTAGCAAAAGGCGCACTTGGTAGTGATGCTTTTCAGGAAGCTGATATAAAAGGGATTACAATACCAATTGTTAAACACAGTTATCTTTTAACTGATGTTAAGGATATACCACAGGTTATAAGAGAAGCTTTTCATATAGCGACTACAGGTCGACCCGGACCTGTTTTGATAGATGTTCCAAAAGATGTCTTAAATGAAGCATGCCCTGAAAACACCAAGCCAAAAACAGGAAAACCTGACTTACTTGGATATAAACCTACTTATGAAGGACACCCGGTTCAAATTAAAAAAGCAGTAAAAATGATTGAAAAAGCCCAGCGGCCAGTTATCTATGCCGGAGGAGGGGTAAAGCTTTCTAGTGCCGGTTCTGAAGTTTTAGAGCTAGCTGAAAAACAGGATATTCCCGTTGTTAATACTTTGATGGGTACAGGCGAATTCCCCTGGGATCATAGATTGTCTCTTGGAATGTCAGGTATGCATGGACATGTTGGTGCTAATAAGACGATGTTAAATTCGGATTTAATTATTGCAATAGGAGTTAGATTTAGCGATAGAGGTACTGGTAATAAAGAAACTTTTATTAAAGATAAAAAAGTTATTCATATTGATATTGATCCTGCCGAAATAGGAAAAATAATTCCTGTTGATGTTCCAATAGTAGGGGATTCAAAAGGTATACTCGAGAAAATAAACAAAAAAATAAATTCAACTACACGGGAAAAATGGCTTGAACAAGTAGAAAAATGGTATGACGAAGACAAAAAGCTATATCAAGAGCGTGTTACTAATCAAGCTAATAGAATTTCAGCTGGAACAGTACTTAGTAAAATTTCTAACACCTTGAAAAATAGAAACGAAGATATAATTGTATCAACGGACGTTGGTCAGCATCAAATGTGGGTTTCGCTTTATTATGAATATATTACTCCGGGCAAATTCTTGAGTTCAGGTGGACTTGGAACGATGGGATTTGGTCTTCCGGCTTCTATGGGGGCAAGTTTTGCCAAAAATGATCATATGGTGATAAGTTTTGTGGGAGATGGAGGCTTTCAAATGAACTCCCAGGAGCTTGCAACTATCTCAAGGTATAACTTACCTGTCAAAATAATAGTTATGAATAATAACTGTCTTGGAATGGTTAGGCAGTGGCAGGAGATGTTTTTTAACGAAAAGTATTCTTCTACTATACTTGAAGGGAACCCTGATTTTGTAAAACTAGCTGAAGCTTATGGGCTAAATGCTGTAAGACTAGATGATGCAAAAACAATGGATCAAACTATTGAAAATGTCTTAGAAGATAAAAACCCTTGCCTTTTAGAAGTAAGGCTTTGTACTATAGAGAATGTGTTTCCTTTTGTACCTCCAGGAAAGCCTTTAAATGACATTATCAAGGAGGGGAAGTAA
- the ilvN gene encoding acetolactate synthase small subunit, with translation MSKTLSVLVHDRPGVLSRVSGLFTRRGFNIESLAVGKSEYEGLSRITIVVAKDERVEQIVKQLNKLIDVVKVREMTEMDTLERELVLFKVNATGDARREVQEICENFRAKIVDVSLDSLIVEVTGDHEKILALENLLGHFGIQEVVRTGTVAMRRGMQKKKYFNKGEMKNGANVL, from the coding sequence ATGTCTAAGACACTAAGTGTACTGGTACACGATAGGCCAGGTGTTTTGAGCCGTGTATCGGGATTATTTACAAGAAGAGGATTCAATATTGAAAGCCTGGCTGTTGGCAAAAGTGAATATGAAGGCCTTAGTAGGATAACTATTGTAGTGGCTAAAGACGAAAGAGTAGAGCAAATAGTGAAGCAGCTAAATAAATTGATAGATGTTGTTAAGGTCAGAGAGATGACTGAGATGGATACCTTAGAGAGAGAACTTGTTTTATTTAAGGTTAATGCTACTGGTGATGCTAGAAGAGAGGTCCAGGAGATTTGTGAAAACTTCAGGGCAAAGATTGTAGATGTTTCCCTGGATAGTTTAATAGTTGAAGTTACAGGGGATCATGAAAAGATATTAGCTTTGGAAAACTTATTGGGACATTTTGGTATTCAAGAAGTGGTAAGGACAGGAACTGTAGCCATGAGAAGAGGAATGCAAAAGAAAAAATATTTTAATAAAGGAGAGATGAAAAATGGCGCAAATGTATTATGA
- the ilvC gene encoding ketol-acid reductoisomerase has protein sequence MAQMYYENDADLNVLKSKTIAVLGFGSQGHAQAQNLKDSGLNVIIGLRENSKSKQKAEAAGLEVLPVEEAVKKAQVIQILLPDEAQPEIYEQKVKPNLDDGDALGFSHGFNIHYSQVVPPKNVDVFMIAPKGPGHLVRETYERGEGVPGLLAIYQDYTGKSKELALSYAKGVGCTRGGLIETSFEEETETDLFGEQAVLCGGASELVKAGYETLVEAGYQEEVAYFECLHELKLIVDLMYEGGLSYMRHSISDTAQYGDMTRGKKIVDEESKKAMRKILEEVQDGTFAKEWILENKAGRPMFNNLNYKEQNHSIEQVGKELRKMMSWISDKKE, from the coding sequence ATGGCGCAAATGTATTATGAAAATGATGCAGATCTTAATGTTTTAAAATCTAAAACAATTGCTGTACTTGGCTTTGGTAGCCAGGGGCATGCTCAGGCACAAAACCTTAAAGACTCAGGCCTAAATGTGATAATTGGTCTAAGAGAAAATAGTAAAAGTAAACAAAAAGCAGAGGCAGCAGGACTTGAAGTATTACCAGTGGAGGAAGCTGTTAAAAAAGCTCAAGTAATTCAAATACTCTTGCCAGACGAAGCTCAACCAGAAATTTATGAACAAAAAGTAAAGCCAAATTTGGATGATGGTGATGCACTTGGTTTTTCACATGGGTTTAATATTCATTATAGCCAGGTAGTGCCTCCAAAAAATGTAGATGTCTTTATGATTGCTCCTAAAGGTCCCGGTCACCTGGTAAGGGAAACTTATGAAAGAGGAGAAGGTGTTCCTGGGCTTTTGGCAATATATCAGGATTATACAGGTAAGAGTAAAGAACTTGCCCTTTCCTATGCAAAAGGTGTTGGATGTACCAGAGGTGGACTTATCGAAACTAGCTTTGAAGAAGAAACAGAGACAGACCTATTTGGAGAGCAGGCTGTGCTTTGTGGAGGAGCAAGTGAACTAGTAAAGGCCGGCTATGAAACTTTGGTAGAAGCAGGTTATCAGGAGGAAGTAGCATATTTTGAATGTTTGCATGAGTTAAAGTTAATTGTTGATCTGATGTATGAAGGTGGCCTTTCTTATATGAGGCATTCGATAAGTGATACAGCTCAATATGGTGATATGACAAGGGGCAAAAAGATAGTTGATGAGGAATCCAAAAAAGCAATGAGAAAAATATTAGAGGAAGTACAGGATGGTACTTTTGCCAAAGAATGGATCTTAGAAAATAAAGCAGGACGTCCAATGTTTAATAACTTAAATTACAAAGAACAAAATCATTCAATTGAACAGGTAGGTAAAGAACTTCGTAAAATGATGAGTTGGATCTCCGATAAAAAGGAGTGA
- a CDS encoding 2-isopropylmalate synthase, whose translation MNKMRKIQVFDTTLRDGEQTPGVSLCTEEKLELAKQLSRLGVDIIEAGFPFSSKGEFDACKAIADEVKGVTIAALSRANQKEIDLCKDVLKGAERSRIHIFVATSEVHLKYKLQKSKEEVLKMAVDSIKHARGHFDEIQFSPEDGGSGRTDPEFLHQIVEAAIDAGADVVNIPDTVGYQTTQTFYDLIKGIKENVPNADKAVISVHCHDDLGMAVANTLAGIKAGADQIETTINGLGERAGNAAMEEVVMALKTRKDYYDADTRVDTRQIYRTSRLVSKLTGIKIQAHKSVVGDNAFSHESGIHQDGILKEKSTYEIMTPDSIGLSSNTLALGKHSGRHAFKNKLDELGFNNLTEEQFQKAFDKFKDLAIRKKNLTDRDIEAIVENRIFVYPQVYQWLDFQVQSGNKSDAMAMVGLKKDNSKVIREAACGKGPVDAIYHTINRLVGETYKLLDYNIKSVTGGTDALGEVVVRLQKDEITATGRGISPDILEASGKAYIDAINKVISKRSELENGYDDGGEDFGKTCRKG comes from the coding sequence GTGAATAAAATGAGAAAAATTCAGGTCTTTGATACTACCCTTAGAGACGGGGAGCAGACCCCGGGAGTTAGTTTGTGTACAGAAGAAAAATTAGAACTAGCAAAACAGCTATCCCGTTTGGGAGTTGATATTATAGAAGCAGGATTCCCCTTTTCTTCAAAAGGGGAATTTGATGCGTGTAAAGCCATTGCAGATGAAGTAAAAGGTGTAACCATAGCAGCACTTTCTAGAGCTAACCAAAAAGAAATTGATCTTTGTAAAGATGTATTAAAAGGTGCAGAAAGATCGAGAATTCACATATTTGTAGCAACATCTGAGGTACACTTGAAGTATAAACTGCAAAAGAGTAAAGAAGAAGTTTTGAAAATGGCTGTTGATTCTATCAAACATGCTAGAGGTCATTTTGATGAAATTCAGTTTTCACCTGAAGATGGTGGAAGCGGCAGAACCGACCCCGAATTTTTGCATCAGATAGTAGAAGCAGCAATTGATGCTGGAGCAGATGTGGTTAACATTCCGGATACAGTTGGGTATCAAACTACGCAGACTTTTTATGACCTAATTAAAGGTATTAAAGAAAATGTTCCAAACGCAGATAAGGCTGTTATAAGTGTTCACTGTCATGATGATCTTGGAATGGCGGTGGCAAATACCCTGGCGGGAATAAAAGCTGGTGCAGATCAGATAGAGACAACTATAAATGGCCTTGGTGAAAGAGCCGGCAATGCAGCTATGGAAGAAGTTGTTATGGCACTTAAAACAAGAAAAGATTATTATGATGCAGATACCAGGGTGGATACCAGGCAGATTTATCGTACCAGTAGACTTGTAAGTAAACTTACTGGTATTAAGATTCAGGCTCATAAATCTGTTGTTGGCGATAATGCCTTTTCTCATGAATCAGGGATACATCAGGATGGTATTTTAAAAGAAAAAAGCACTTATGAAATCATGACTCCTGACTCAATTGGCCTTAGCAGTAATACTCTTGCTTTAGGTAAGCATTCAGGACGACATGCATTTAAGAATAAATTAGATGAACTTGGTTTTAATAATTTAACCGAAGAGCAGTTCCAGAAAGCCTTTGATAAATTCAAAGACCTGGCTATTAGAAAGAAGAATTTAACTGATAGAGATATTGAGGCTATTGTGGAAAATAGGATATTTGTATATCCACAGGTTTATCAGTGGCTTGATTTCCAGGTTCAATCAGGGAACAAGTCGGATGCTATGGCTATGGTAGGTCTAAAAAAAGATAATTCAAAAGTTATAAGAGAAGCAGCCTGTGGTAAAGGTCCGGTTGATGCTATATATCACACTATAAATAGATTAGTTGGAGAAACATATAAGCTACTTGACTACAATATAAAGTCCGTTACAGGAGGAACAGATGCTTTAGGTGAGGTGGTAGTTCGTCTTCAAAAAGATGAGATAACTGCTACCGGTCGTGGTATTTCTCCTGATATTTTAGAAGCCAGCGGCAAGGCATATATAGACGCGATAAACAAAGTCATAAGTAAAAGGAGTGAGTTAGAAAATGGGTATGACGATGGCGGAGAAGATTTTGGCAAAACATGCCGGAAAGGATAA